CGCTTGCGGGCTGTCGGACGACGCGGTCGGCGGCTACAAAGGCTGACAAGGCCGTCGCCGAAGCCCTCTCGGAGGCCGAATACATCCAGCAGGTCGGCCGACTCTCTACGCCCGACTATCGCACGCTCACGGCCACGCTTGATGTGACGATCAATCCCAAAACGAAAGACGAGATGAGTTCGCGCGCCCGCCTGAAGGTCATCCGAGGCCAGCGCCTGCAAATCTCCATCACGCCGCTGGTCGGTATTGAGATGTTTCGCGTCGAGGTCAGCCGCGACAGCCTGAAGGTCATCGACCGGCTCGGGAGGCGCTACCTCGCCGAACCCATTGAGAAAATCACGAAGGAGATTCCGACCTATTACAAGCGGACCTGCCCCTACGACTTCCGCTACGAGCACCTCGAGGCCCTCCTCACTAACCGCCTCTTCATGCCCGACGGCAGCGCCTTCGACCTCGATCGCTTCGACAATCGGAAGCGCCCCTTCGGCTATCGGCTCTTCACCACCAAGGACGCCGCGGGCGTGTCGTACGACTTCTCTACCGACAACCACGTGCGCCTCATCGACACGGAAATCATCTGCCCCTTCGTTGAGCTGCATTGGAGCTACAGCCGCTTCCGCACCATCGGCGGCCGCCCCTTCCCCATGGACATGGAAGCGGAGGTAGACGAACACAAGAAACTCTCGATCGAATTCAACAACGTAGATATAGACGCACCCGTGGAAATGAGCTTTCCCATCCCCAATAAATACCAACGCATTGTACCCAAACAGCTATGGCAATTCTTCGACTTATTCTAAAGCAGGCGGCGCGATACCTTGCGATCGTAGCCGTCATGCTATGCTTCATGGGCTCACTCACCGGGCAGAAGCAGTCGAAAAAACGACTCAAAGACCAACGCCAAAACGTCCGCACGGAGATGAAAAAGACACGTCGCCAGCTGGACGAGACCACCCGCACCGCCCGCCTTTCGGCCGAGCGCCTCAAGGAGCTCAC
The sequence above is drawn from the Tannerella serpentiformis genome and encodes:
- a CDS encoding DUF4292 domain-containing protein is translated as MNRATTNLRALALSSVLLAMTLAGCRTTRSAATKADKAVAEALSEAEYIQQVGRLSTPDYRTLTATLDVTINPKTKDEMSSRARLKVIRGQRLQISITPLVGIEMFRVEVSRDSLKVIDRLGRRYLAEPIEKITKEIPTYYKRTCPYDFRYEHLEALLTNRLFMPDGSAFDLDRFDNRKRPFGYRLFTTKDAAGVSYDFSTDNHVRLIDTEIICPFVELHWSYSRFRTIGGRPFPMDMEAEVDEHKKLSIEFNNVDIDAPVEMSFPIPNKYQRIVPKQLWQFFDLF